The following proteins are encoded in a genomic region of Acropora muricata isolate sample 2 unplaced genomic scaffold, ASM3666990v1 scaffold_735, whole genome shotgun sequence:
- the LOC136907126 gene encoding uncharacterized protein, which produces MSKKGSKKTIPNKPRQIEKILDRRIVNLSNLQLRQSETNLLRKGLNFCPTPPPPKIEDINKDIDTFARRLTLREYHTPENLDEITDSPGYQPSILQQLNQKERNTWYRPSREPYLNTYVDRLRQEITDEMLHNQRFQRNNLSKRERAALDRLSNNKEIVIKPADKGGATVILNSIDYVEEAKRQLDNETYYKKIESDLTSEHEQLINQCIDTYKNNGELEEEIAKLLKPVKSRTPIFYMLPKIHKVNNPGRPVVSSVNSHTEKLSAYVDEFLRPLVEKLQSYIRDTSDFITQLRVLGQLPARCYLATLDVSSLCTNIDINEGLTIVEEELEKANQSSPTPKTLSCLLEKVLKLNNFTFNGEHYIQIKGTAMGTRVAPNFANVYMGRLEDKFVYQTQWANWLIMWVRFIDDIFLIWKGDKDSLIDFLDYLNNVAPSIKFTHEISTDSVNFLDTTVLKDGYTKETDNRIFRFFRSMRL; this is translated from the exons ATGAGTAAGAAAGGATCAAAAAAGACAATACCTAATAAACCCAGGCAGATAGAAAAGATTTTGGACAGACGAATAGTAAATCTATCCAACCTCCAACTTAGACAGTCGGAGACAAACTTACTAAGGAAAGGACTGAACTTTTGCCCAACACCACCACCACCTAAAATAGAGGACATTAATAAGGATATAGACACGTTTGCCCGCAGATTAACTCTCAGAGAATATCACACCCCGGAGAACTTAGACGAAATAACGGACAGCCCAGGTTATCAaccatcaatacttcagcagtTGAACCAAAAAGAGCGGAATACATGGTATAGACCCTCGAGAGAACCATATCTTAACACATATGTAGACAGATTACGACAAGAAATCACAGACGAAATGTTGCACAATCAACGGTTTCAGCGTAACAATCTATCCAAACGCGAGAGAGCAGCTTTGGATAGGTTAAGCAACAATAAGGAGATAGTTATAAAACCCGCGGACAAGGGTGGAGCCACGGTGATTCTGAATTCCATTGACTATGTAGAGGAGGCTAAACGCCAACTTGACAATGAAACATACTACAAAAAGATAGAAAGTGATTTAACTTCAGAACACGAACAGCTCATAAACCAATGCATTGATACATATAAAAACAATGGGGAATTGGAAGAAGAAATAGCAAAACTTCTTAAACCAGTGAAATCGAGAACCCCAATATTCTATATGCTCCCTAAGATACATAAGGTCAACAATCCTGGGAGACCAGTAGTATCCTCCGTAAACAGTCACACCGAGAAGCTATCAGCTTATGTGGATGAATTTCTAAGACCTTTAGTAGAAAAACTACAGTCTTACATACGAGATACCTCAGACTTTATCACACAACTTCGGGTCTTGGGCCAACTACCTGCAAGGTGTTACTTAGCAACACTAGACGTGTCTAGCCTATGTACTAATATAGACATTAACGAAGGACTCACTATTGTTGAGGAAGAACTGGAGAAAGCAAACCAAAGCAGTCCAACACCTAAAACTCTGTCATGCCTCCTTGAGAAAGTACTTAAACTcaataatttcactttcaatgGTGAACATTACATCCAAATCAAGGGAACAGCTATGGGGACAAGAGTGGCACCCAACTTCGCCAACGTTTACATGGGGAGACTTGAAGATAAGTTTGTATACCAAACACAGTGGGCAAACTGGCTCATAATGTGGGTACGCTTCATAGATGACATATTCTTAATCTGGAAAGGTGACAAGGACTCCTTGATTGACTTTTTAGATTACCTTAACAATGTTGCACCATCAATCAAATTTACGCACGAAATCTCGACAGATTCAGTCAATTTCCTGGACACCACAGTCCTGAAGGATGG ATACACCAAGGAAACGGATAATCGAATATTCCGATTTTTTCGTAGCATGCGGTTATGA